A single genomic interval of Microbacterium sp. LWO14-1.2 harbors:
- a CDS encoding prenyltransferase, translated as MTSTTLGSDVRQIVLSSRPISWINTAFPFAAAYLLATREIDLTLVLGTLYFLVPYNLAMYGINDVFDYASDLANPRKGGIEGALLSPRIHRATLWAAAVTNVPFLVYLFAVGNPASWIWLIVSVFAVIAYSAPGLRFKERPFLDSTTSSLHFVTPAIVGLAIAEASVTPTLVIVLVGFFLWGMAAHAFGAVQDIAPDREAGIGSIATVIGARSTVRLAIVLWSLAGIAMLFTSWPGPLAAVLAVPYIVNAAPWWSVTDETSAGTNRAWRRFIALNYIAGFLATMILILAWVS; from the coding sequence ATGACCTCCACGACGCTCGGGAGCGACGTCCGCCAGATCGTGCTCTCCTCCAGACCCATCAGCTGGATCAACACGGCGTTCCCGTTCGCCGCCGCCTACCTGCTGGCCACGCGCGAGATCGACCTCACGCTGGTCCTCGGGACGCTGTACTTCCTCGTTCCGTACAACCTCGCGATGTACGGCATCAACGACGTGTTCGACTACGCGTCCGACCTCGCGAACCCGCGCAAGGGCGGCATCGAGGGAGCGCTGCTCTCCCCTCGCATCCACCGGGCGACGCTGTGGGCCGCCGCGGTCACGAACGTGCCCTTCCTCGTCTACCTCTTCGCCGTCGGCAACCCGGCATCCTGGATCTGGCTCATCGTGAGCGTCTTCGCCGTGATCGCCTACTCCGCCCCCGGTCTGCGGTTCAAGGAGCGCCCGTTCCTCGACTCCACGACGTCGAGCCTGCACTTCGTGACGCCGGCGATCGTCGGACTCGCCATCGCCGAGGCCTCCGTGACGCCGACCCTCGTGATCGTGCTCGTCGGGTTCTTCCTGTGGGGCATGGCCGCGCACGCCTTCGGAGCGGTGCAGGACATCGCTCCCGACCGCGAGGCCGGCATCGGATCGATCGCCACGGTCATCGGAGCGCGATCCACGGTGCGCCTCGCGATCGTCCTGTGGTCGCTCGCCGGGATCGCCATGCTGTTCACCTCCTGGCCCGGTCCTCTCGCCGCCGTGCTCGCGGTGCCGTACATCGTGAACGCAGCCCCCTGGTGGTCGGTGACCGACGAGACGTCCGCCGGGACCAACCGCGCCTGGCGCCGCTTCATCGCCCTCAACTACATCGCGGGCTTCCTGGCGACGATGATCCTCATCCTCGCCTGGGTCTCCTGA
- a CDS encoding lycopene cyclase domain-containing protein — translation MGVVYLASLLVSLGCMLLLDRRFRLFFWRDALSASVVTVVGLVFFLVWDVAGIAGGIFFRGEGAIATGIVLAPEMPLEEPVFLVFLVVCTMILYTGAVRVLGALRRRRRAERAS, via the coding sequence ATGGGCGTCGTCTACCTCGCGAGCCTGCTCGTGTCGCTCGGCTGCATGCTCCTGCTCGATCGGCGGTTCCGGCTCTTCTTCTGGAGGGACGCGCTCTCGGCATCCGTCGTCACGGTCGTCGGCCTCGTGTTCTTCCTCGTCTGGGATGTCGCGGGTATCGCCGGGGGCATCTTCTTCCGCGGCGAAGGGGCGATCGCCACGGGGATCGTGCTCGCTCCCGAAATGCCGCTCGAGGAGCCCGTCTTCCTCGTCTTCCTCGTCGTCTGCACGATGATCCTCTACACCGGCGCCGTGCGCGTGCTCGGCGCCCTCCGCCGACGCCGGCGAGCGGAGCGGGCGTCATGA
- a CDS encoding lycopene cyclase domain-containing protein, whose product MTYLQLAAWFVGAAAIAAVVLMVLTPRARRPHAAALAIAAVALIVLTAVFDSIMIASGLFHYSPDHLLGVHIGLAPLEDFAYPVAGALLLPALWALLRARRDHGSANSSGEADA is encoded by the coding sequence ATGACCTACCTGCAGCTCGCAGCCTGGTTCGTCGGTGCAGCCGCGATCGCGGCCGTGGTCCTCATGGTCCTCACGCCTCGCGCGCGGCGTCCGCACGCCGCCGCCCTGGCGATCGCCGCCGTCGCCCTGATCGTGCTCACCGCGGTGTTCGACAGCATCATGATCGCGAGCGGGCTCTTCCACTACTCCCCCGACCATCTGCTCGGGGTGCACATCGGGCTCGCCCCGCTCGAGGACTTCGCCTACCCGGTCGCGGGCGCGCTGCTGCTGCCGGCTCTGTGGGCCCTCCTCAGGGCGCGACGGGACCACGGGTCCGCGAACAGCTCAGGGGAGGCCGACGCATGA